Proteins found in one Miscanthus floridulus cultivar M001 chromosome 4, ASM1932011v1, whole genome shotgun sequence genomic segment:
- the LOC136550456 gene encoding uncharacterized protein yields MAKEQSAPLVAKIKELEEERDSFRLRAQEATASAKATAGQLGAEQSEHQATKVALAEATKAAEASRVEVSAWKGKAEDLEKEASQAAEASVAAQAALDVEVREHEALRSAVRSACEALDVEEVQSASSLGSRLIALSGHVRERLRGALHTGVKRALVVVSSHYAINLEAVSDGYVLPEDDEEADAEVVRLLEAAEAPGTALAKLFEEEVVPPAPAADP; encoded by the exons atggctaaggagcagtccgcccctctggtggccaagatcaaggaactggaggaggagcgagactccttcaggcttcgggcccaagaagcgacggcctctgcgaaggctacagccgggcagctgggtgcggagcagagcgagcatcaggcgacaaaagtcgccctggcagaggctaccaaggcggccgaggcctctcgggtcgaggtctcagcctggaagggcaaggccgagg atctggagaaagaggcctcccaggcggctgaggcctccgtcgcggcgcaagcagcgctggatgtcgaggtccgggagcacgaggcgctgcgcagcgctgtccggtctgcctgcgaggctctggacgtcgaggaggtccaatcagctagctcccttgggagccgcctcatcgcgttgagcggccacgtccgcgagagactccgaggggcgttgcacacgggtgtcaagcgcgccctggtcgtcgtctcctcgcactacgccatcaacctcgaggctgtcagcgacggctacgtgttgccagaagatgacgaggaggctgatgcagaggtcgtgaggctgttggaggcggccgaggcacctggcaccgcgttggccaagctgttcgaagaagaggtggtccctcccgcgccagccgctgatccttga
- the LOC136550455 gene encoding uncharacterized protein, with the protein MVPGAPARSLTPLGGGGGVPGPVVARPGAEAGTPEARVSEERAVGPMGSTVEVERVTVGATPLSPRRVEEVPGSDGDQLALVDTEAALLPPPPPLQRRRTVSKRLHPRSRQTLLVGDPPLAPRKALKVNVSSSAHQAAEAQAGVRRGAASGEAVSEEAAAQEQGAEAAAERVEEEAAQEQGAEAAQEQGPQDLRRQGGGRRGHQGRDGGGQSPRVRRDRGDGGGDGANFGAAPGSDNLV; encoded by the exons atggttcccggggcgccggcaaggagcctgacgcccctaggaggaggaggaggtgtcccggggccagtggtggcccgtcccggcgccgaggccggcacacccgaggcgcgggtgtcggaggagcgtgccgtcggcccgatgggttcgacggtggaggttgagcgggtgacggtgggggcgaccccattatctccgcgaagggtcgaggaggtgccggggtccgacggggaccagctggcgctggtggacaccgaggccgcgctgctgccaccaccgccgccgttgcagaggaggcggacggtgtcgaagcggttgcatccccgttcgcg ccagacgcttctggtgggagaccctcccttggcgccccgtaaggcgctcaaggtgaacgttagctcttccgcccatcaggcagcggaggcgcaggcaggcgtgcgacgcggcgcggcgtcgggtgaggccgtttcggaggaggcggctgcccaggaacagggggccgaggcggccgcggagcgagtggaggaggaggctgcccaggaacagggggccgaggcggccCAGGAACAgggcccccaagacctccgacgtcagggcggtggacgccgaggccatcaaggtagagatggcggaggccagagccctcgggtccgtcgagaccgaggcgatggaggtggagacggggcaaattttggcgccgcccctggttcagacaatctcgtctga
- the LOC136550452 gene encoding pentatricopeptide repeat-containing protein At5g48910-like: MRVRGGGAAARPEHLAAHARLVKSACPDAFLVTTAMRGYLRAGLPLQALLLLRSLLPRAPRLLGNSFSLSLALQASAALSGSVPAMLGLGLGAASLHARALKSGFAAADLFVRTALVEAYAKAGRADLARAAFDEAPRRDVFLCNVMLAAYVARGEVAEARRVFDGMRERDMVSWNTMIHGYAVKGEVALAREMFDDMEDRDAFSWSSMMSAYAKGKRSKDALELWREMRAACVNPDCITMVSVLSACGDMGALAVGAEVHQFVESNGIELDVKLGTALIDMYAKCGDIDNSVRVFHSMPVKDVLTWSSMIIGLANHGLGHDALSLFSRMLSEGLQPNDITFIGVLISCTHLGLVSNGKKYFSSMSVVHGVTPKVEHYGCMVDLLGRSGHIEEARQLIRDMPFEPDAVIWRALLGACRIYKNVEVAEEAMTKLRVLDPHADGHYVLLSNIYAQANSWEGVAEMRRTLRRESIQRIPGRSSIEWQNTIHEFVSGDRSHPRSKEIYKMLEEMMDRLRQAGYKPMTGLVLQDIDEQSKERALAEHSEKLAIAFGLLTTPAGSTLRITKNLRACEDCHSAIKLISLLYERKLIIRDRNRFHHFSEGQCSCKDYW; this comes from the coding sequence ATGCGCGTGCGGGGaggcggagcggcggcgcggcCGGAGCATCTGGCCGCGCACGCGCGCCTCGTCAAGTCGGCGTGCCCGGACGCGTTCCTTGTCACCACCGCGATGCGGGGCTACCTCCGCGCGGGCCTCCCGCTGCAAGCCCTGCTCCTCCTCCGCTCGCTCCTGCCGCGGGCGCCCCGCCTCCTCGGCAACTCCTTCTCGCTCTCCCTCGCGCTGCAGGCATCCGCCGCGCTCTCGGGCTCCGTTCCGGCTATGcttggcctcggcctcggcgcCGCGTCCCTCCACGCACGCGCGCTCAAGTCCGGCTTCGCCGCAGCCGACCTCTTCGTGCGCACCGCGCTCGTCGAGGCCTACGCCAAGGCCGGGCGCGCGGACCTCGCGCGCGCCGCGTTCGACGAGGCGCCGCGCAGGGACGTGTTCCTCTGCAACGTCATGCTCGCGGCCTACGTCGCGCGCGGCGAGGTCGCAGAGGCGAGGAGAGTGTTCGATGGAATGCGCGAGAGGGACATGGTCTCTTGGAACACGATGATCCACGGGTATGCGGTGAAGGGGGAGGTCGCCCTTGCGAGGGAGATGTTCGACGACATGGAGGACAGGGACGCCTTCTCGTGGAGCTCCATGATGTCGGCGTACGCCAAGGGCAAGAGGTCCAAGGATGCGTTGGAGCTGTGGCGGGAGATGCGTGCGGCTTGTGTCAACCCAGACTGCATCACCATGGTGAGTGTGCTCTCAGCGTGTGGTGATATGGGGGCGCTCGCTGTTGGTGCTGAAGTGCATCAGTTTGtggagagcaatgggattgagtTGGATGTCAAGCTGGGGACTGCTCTGATTGACATGTATGCCAAGTGCGGAGACATTGATAATTCAGTAAGAGTGTTCCACTCTATGCCAGTGAAGGATGTGCTGACTTGGAGCTCGATGATCATCGGGTTGGCCAATCATGGGCTCGGCCATGATGCTCTCTCCTTGTTCTCAAGGATGCTATCAGAAGGACTGCAACCAAATGACATTACCTTCATTGGAGTTCTTATATCCTGTACCCATCTTGGTCTCGTGAGCAATGGCAAGAAGTATTTCAGCTCAATGAGTGTAGTGCATGGTGTAACCCCGAAGGTTGAGCACTATGGATGCATGGTTGATCTTTTGGGGCGATCGGGTCATATTGAGGAGGCAAGGCAGCTCATTAGGGACATGCCATTCGAGCCAGATGCAGTCATCTGGAGGGCACTTCTTGGGGCTTGCCGCATTTATAAGAATGTAGAAGTTGCAGAGGAAGCTATGACAAAACTGCGAGTATTGGATCCTCATGCCGATGGGCACTATGTCTTACTGTCAAACATATATGCACAAGCGAATTCCTGGGAAGGTGTTGCAGAGATGAGGAGGACGCTTAGGAGGGAGAGCATTCAGAGAATTCCTGGAAGAAGCTCAATTGAGTGGCAGAATACAATTCACGAGTTTGTTTCTGGTGATAGATCACATCCAAGGTCCAAGGAGATCTACAAAATGTTGGAAGAGATGATGGATCGCTTAAGACAAGCTGGATATAAGCCAATGACAGGCTTAGTGTTGCAAGACATTGATGAGCAATCTAAGGAACGTGCATTGGCTGAACATAGTGAGAAGCTGGCGATTGCTTTTGGGCTGCTAACCACTCCTGCAGGCTCAACTCTCCGAATAACAAAGAATCTGAGAGCCTGTGAAGACTGCCATTCAGCTATTAAGCTTATTTCCTTGTTGTACGAGCGCAAGTTGATCATTAGAGACCGTAACCGTTTCCACCATTTCAGTGAAGGACAATGCTCATGCAAGGACTACTGGTGA
- the LOC136550457 gene encoding uncharacterized protein, with protein sequence MQVKAAYRRMVMEYHPDRVPTHLKSQAESKFKEIAEAYSCFKDGRSGSRMEVHVMRSGVPTGYGRSNRTLVKAPFLLIMFAAVSFGAFSASRAYQRQKELCSSQNPFLP encoded by the exons ATGCAGGTGAAGGCTGCGTATAGAAGAATGGTGATGGAGTACCATCCTGATCGTGTCCCAACGCATCTGAAATCGCAGGCTGAGTCAAAATTCAAGGAG ATAGCAGAAGCATATTCTTGTTTCAAGGATG GAAGATCAGGGAGTAGGATGGAAG TTCATGTTATGCGTTCTGGTGTTCCGACTGGCTACGGGAGATCAAATAGAACGTTGGTTAAAGCCCCATTTCTACTCATAATGTTTGCAGCAGTTTCTTTTGGTGCCTTTAGCGCATCAAG GGCATATCAACGGCAAAAGGAACTGTGTTCCTCTCAGAACCCCTTTCTACCGTAG
- the LOC136552799 gene encoding uncharacterized protein, producing MGEYAAVKTSVWWDIENCQVPRYCDPHLIAQNMSSALAAASYTGPITISAYGDTNCVPNHVQHALSSTGIALNHVPAGIKDASDKKILVDMLIWAIDNPPPANYLLISGDRDFANALHKLVMRRYNILLAQPPNVSQALTAAAKHVWLWKDLVAGEPPLAESPYISSITNGSVDHSNASKNMVSDSSDATPHNSTQGQNSIPCDQQKGGNGKADKQYKVRQPRKNQSDNVSKPTRTDEASVDGVSDSSKGSTASEPNQSQPSSSSLSSSDLQDGGGAQVDQLNTQKNQPSPQSKKPVKSTLSHQKSAPHDLYHGKKPSTESSTKNGAPNVTGNGRPKYQKSQSSQQPRQQNPVNHRPHGGSGNFQSSNSHRSNSCPAPTGHNGIPTAPLQFWPSGPPYHGPPINYPDMSRLNISEYPRGIHNNQGLHANYHPNHPGAPHIIQPGYSDYSYRPPTQPNMPSNMQNIGHWGANPGCPQPSSDPQGLVRYILGALEVLKIEKIPPTKQYIADCICYGDANLPNFDVKKALQVAMQHQAVVKKKLGNMSFFLGKDENLWKCVNIMDDNAKYPKETLDAVHAFISSAPGYSEIKGSQSRYQAATMLKKTCLKHLALAEVLQVLNIIINTKKWFVPHSSGWQPLSFNIIVADATTAASGKA from the exons ATGGGGGAGTACGCGGCGGTGAAGACCTCGGTGTGGTGGGACATCGAGAACTGCCAAGTCCCCCGCTACTGCGACCCCCACCTCATCGCGCAGAACAtgagctccgccctcgccgccgccagctacaccggccccatcaccATCTCCGCCTACGGGGACACCAACTGCGTCCCCAACCACGTCCAGCACGCCCTCTCCAGCACCGGCATCGCCCTCAACCACGTCCCCGCAG GTATTAAAGATGCAAGTGATAAGAAGATCTTAGTTGACATGTTAATCTGGGCTATTGACAACCCTCCACCGGCAAATTATTTGCTAATATCTGGTGATCGGGACTTTGCGAATGCCCTTCATAAGCTAGTGATGAGACGGTACAATATTCTACTAGCACAACCTCCAAATGTGTCTCAAGCGCTTACTGCTGCAgcaaaacatgtttggctatggaAAGACCTTGTGGCTGGGGAACCACCATTGGCAGAGTCCCCATACATAAGTAGCATAACCAATGGCAGTGTGGATCATTCGAATGCATCGAAGAACATGGTTTCAGATTCTTCAGATGCAACTCCACATAACAGTACTCAAGGGCAGAATAGCATTCCGTGTGATCAGCAAAAAGGTGGTAACGGCAAGGCAGATAAACAATATAAAGTTAGGCAGCCTCGGAAAAACCAGTCAGACAATGTATCTAAGCCAACAAGGACCGATGAAGCTTCAGTTGATGGAGTATCAGATAGTTCTAAAGGAAGCACCGCTAGCGAGCCAAATCAATCTCAGCCTTCATCATCCTCATTATCAAGTTCTGATTTGCAAGATGGGGGTGGGGCACAGGTAGATCAACTGAATACACAAAAAAACCAGCCATCTCCCCAGTCCAAAAAGCCTGTAAAATCTACTCTTTCCCATCAAAAGAGTGCTCCTCATGACCTTTACCATGGTAAGAAGCCATCAACCGAGTCTTCAACTAAAAATGGTGCTCCTAACGTGACTGGCAATGGTCGTCCAAAGTATCAGAAATCCCAATCCTCTCAGCAACCAAGGCAACAGAACCCAGTGAACCATCGTCCTCATGGTGGATCTGGCAATTTTCAATCATCAAACTCACATAGAAGCAACTCATGTCCAGCACCAACTGGGCATAATGGTATTCCTACTGCACCATTGCAATTCTGGCCAAGTGGCCCACCTTATCATGGACCACCAATCAATTATCCTGATATGAGTCGGTTGAATATTTCTGAATACCCTAGAGGTATTCATAATAACCAAGGTTTGCATGCCAACTACCATCCAAACCATCCTGGTGCTCCACATATCATTCAACCTGGTTACAGTGATTATAGTTACAGACCTCCAACTCAACCTAACATGCCTAGCAACATGCAAAATATTGGACACTGGGGAGCCAACCCAGGATGTCCACAGCCATCTTCAGACCCTCAAGGTCTTGTAAGATATATCTTAGGTGCTTTGGAAGTTTTGAAGATTGAGAAGATTCCCCCAACAAAACAATATATAGCAGATTGTATATGTTATGGTGATGCTAATCTACCAAATTTTGATGTTAAGAAGGCACTTCAAGTTGCCATGCAGCATCAAGCTGTTGTCAAGAAAAAGTTAGGGAACATGTCATTCTTTCTGGGAAAAGACGAAAATCTCTGGAAATGTGTTAATATAATGGATGATAATGCAAAATACCCAAAAGAAACTCTAGACGCTGTTCATGCTTTCATTTCTTCTGCTCCAGGCTATTCTGAGATAAAGGGTTCTCAATCTAG GTATCAAGCTGCTACTATGTTGAAGAAAACATGCCTGAAGCATCTTGCCCTTGCTGAAGTCCTTCAGGTTCTAAATATCATAATCAACACAAAAAAGTGGTTTGTGCCCCATTCTTCAGGTTGGCAGCCGTTGTCCTTTAACATAATAGTGGCTGATGCTACTACTGCCGCTAGTGGAAAGGCTTAG